In Acidobacteriota bacterium, the genomic window AGCGCCGGAGAGGGGGGACTCCCTTCACACCTCGTCTCAAAGACCCTCTATTGCAGCTGCGATGCCAAACCCTGGAGAGGAGTAAACCGAACCCTCACTTCCTACCGCAAAGGTCACTCATCAAAGCACTTAATGACTCCTCAAAATCCCGCACCGAGCGCGCGGGGGGACCGATGTCACCAAAACTAGCCGGGGCCTTTGCCAACGGTGTGGGCGACTGTGCCTACATCCCGGGCACCTCGAGGCGACTACCCTTTTGCCCGCAAACGCGCTACCCTATCGGCACATCTCAACCAACGACGGGATACAACTTGATGCAAGCGAACGCGCGAAGCGGTCGGGAGCTTGTGGTGCGCTGGGCCTTGCCGGCCATCACGGTGATCTTTTTCCTCGCCACGGCGGTGGGCTATGGAGTCTTTCGGGACGAGCTCTACTACTTCGCCTGCGGGCGGCACCTGGATTGGGGCTATGTCGATCATCCGCCCCTCATCGCGCTGCTGGCGGCGCTGGTGGAGGGCCTGGGAGGCTCCTGGGTCGCCGGTCGCTGGCTAGCGGGCCTGGCGGCGGGAGCCACGGTGTGGCTCACCGGCGAGACGGCCCGGGAGCTCGGCGGCCGACCCTGGGCGCGGGTCACCGCTCAACTCCTCACCGCCACCGCTCCGATCTTCCTGGCGCTCAGCTCGACCTTCTCGATGAATGTCTTCAACCTGCTGATCTGGGCAGCGCTGGGACGGCTGGCGGCGCACCTGCTGAGCGGAGGAGAACCAAGACTCTGGCTGCTCTTCGGCGCGCTGGCGGGCATCGGGCTGCAGAATAAGGTGGATGTCGGCGTGCTGGGGCTGGGTCTCGCCGTGGGCCTGATGCTGAGCCGGCGGTGGGACGTGCTGCGGCGGCCATGGATCTGGCTCGGCGGCGCGGTGGCGGGCCTGATCTTCCTCCCCCACGTGCTCTGGCAGATGGCCCATGGCTGGCCTACCCGAGAATTCATCGCCAACGCCCAGGCGGGCAAGATCGTCGAGCTCAATCCTGGAGAGTACGCGCTGGCTCAGGTGGAGCTCTTCGGGCCGGTGGCCATCGCCCTCGCCCTGGCGGGTCTCGGCTGGTTGCTCTTCGCCGGCTCCGCCCGGGAGCACCGCTCCCTGGCCTGGATCCCGGTGACGGCCTTTCTGCTCTTCGCCCTTTCGGTCTCCAAACCCTACTATCTGGCTCCCGCGGTCATTCTGCTCTTCCCCGCCGGGGCGGTGGCCGCCTCCCGCTGGAGCCGCTCCGAGCGCATCCGCCAGCCCTGGGGCCGAGTGCTCCGCGTCGGCCTGATCGCCCTCATCGTCCTGGGCCTCGCCGCCGCGCCGCTGGCCAAGCCGCTGCTGCCGGAGGACAGCTACGTCGCCTACGCCGAGTCCCTGGGCTTCGCCCCGAGCACCGAAGAGCGCCACGAGCTCGGCCGCCTACCCCAATTCTTCGCCGACATGCACGGTTGGGAAGATCTCGCCGCCACCGTCTCCGGCGTCTATCAGTCGCTGCCGGAAAGGGACCGGGAGAAAGCGTGCTTCTTCGGCACCAACTACGGTCAAGCCGGCGCCATCGATCTTTTCCGCGACACCTACGAGTTGCCGTCCGCCATCTCCGGCCACAATAGCTATTGGCTTTGGGGGCCCGGCGACTGCACCGGCGAGGTGCTGCTCTTTTCCGGCAGCGTCGTTCTGCCGCCGGGCACCAGCAAGGCCCCCGGGGCATTGCACCGCTGCACCGACTGCATGCCCTACGAGAACAATTTGACCATCTGGATCATCCGCGACCTGCCGATGAGCGCGCAGGAGGCCTGGCCCAGCGTGAAGTCGTTCAATTAGGTGGATTCAGGCCGGCAAGAAGCCAGCGCTCTCAGGAGCCCCGAAGATCGGGAATTCGTGACCTCGGTCCGTCTCCTGATAGTGAACACCTTCTCAATTCCCTTCGGGCATCCTCTATGACGACGAAGACCTCCCGTCAGACCGCCGGGCGAAGACCGGTCTCCCTGATCCCACTGAGCATCCTGATCCTGGCCCTGGCGATCACCCCCCGGCCGGCCCAAGCCTTCAACAAGCACGAGCACCTCGGCCTCTCCCAGGCGGCGCTGCTGCTGGCGCTGGAAGCCTTGGAGGACGAGATTCCGGCCACTGCGATTCGGGCCCGACTCGACGATTGCCCAAAGGACGACGAGGAAGCGCAGGAGAGCGAGGAGAACGAAGAGACCCCCAGCTGCATTTCCTTCGCGGCGCTGACCCGGGCGGCGGATTTCGTCCTGCACGCGGAGAACCTGGTCCCCGACGCCGGTCGCTGCCTGGGTGAGCGAGAGCTGGAGGAGCCGGAGCCGGAGTATTGCCGCCAGCCCATCGACCCTTGCAAGCCAAAGATTCGCCAGGCCTTCGAGGCCGCAGGAGACCCGATGAGCCCTTTCGAGGGAGATCTGGACCGGGCGACCCTCGCCCTCACGCGTCAGCGGCTGGACGCCAAGGCCCGCCGCTGGCTCAACCGGCTGGCGGCGGTGCACCGCAACCTCAGCCACTTCGAGGCCTGCGCCGCCGACACCTACAACCGCCTCCACCGGCTGGCCCTGACCCAAGCCTCCGAGCGCGCCGGGCTCCGAGACGACTGGTGGCTGGTGCCGCTGATGACCGAGGCGGTGGCCCTGCACTTTCTCCAAGACTCCTTCCCCCCGGGCCATCTCCTCACCCCCCGGGCCAAGACCCCCGATGTCCTCGCCCGGGGCATGCACAATCGCAAGAACGGCGACGGTGCCCCGGCCTTCGTCGAGAGCTTCGAAGGGATGGAGCGCTTCCTCCGCCACCTGGAAGCGCCGGAACCGCCCCTGGCCGAAGCCCTCGAGCCTTTGGGACTGACTCCCGACCGAATCCTCGACTTCCGTACCGCCCTGCCGCTGGCGGCGCAAACCTTCTACGGTGACGGCGCCCTGGCCCGCAGCTGGCACCGGCCTTCGCCCCGGGCGAAGAAGTACCGCGAGATGCACCGGGAAACCCTCACCCTGCTGCTCCTCTCCGCCCGCTCCATCACCGAAGTGCTAAGCCGAGGGCTGCCGTCCCCTGCGCCGGCTTCCCCCGGCGATCTCCTGAATCTGGCCTCCGCCACCACCACCCATCTCTACTACACGCCGTGGAGCGGTGGTGCAACGCCGGATTCCTCTCCGCCCCAGCTGGACCGGGACGTGATGTTTCGCCCCGGGCTGGAGGTGCTGCTCCTGCATGCCTCCTCTGGCGCGGAGAATCCGGGCGAAGGCTCCGTCTCGCCCCACAAGGTCCCGTCCATTGCCGGCTATAAGCCTTACGCCGAGGCGGACAACCTCGACCGCTGGCACGGCCTGTCGCCGGAGGTATCCCTCGGTCTGCTCCAGGGCACATCCGGCGAAGGGACCGGAGAACGGCTCGAGCTGAGCCTGATCGGTGGTTTTTCCGGCGACGGCGACGTGCGCCACTGCCGCGGCATCGCCAGCGAAACAAGCGAACCCTTCCAAGACACCCTCAGCAGCTTTCACGGATTCACCGCCGCCCTCAATCTGGGTTGGGAGGAATGGTCGAATTATGAAGCGGCCCGAGCTTCGCTCCTCAGTTACCCGTTCCTCAACCGTCTGGGCTCGGCCCACATCAATACCTACGCCGCCGTGGAGTTGGGCCTCAAGCGCTACATGGCAGCGGAGCTGGAGACGGAGAAGTTCTTCTACGGCGTGCGCGCCGGCATCGGGCTAGGGATCATCTTCGCCGAGCTCGGCGCAGAGCGGGGCCACTACGTCGATGCCGCCGGCGAGGTACGGCAAACCACCACGCTCTTTCTCGGCGCGCGGGTACAGCTGATCAAATGAGCCTACGCCGGAAGCGGCGGTCCCGAGGACTGATCTTTGTGGAGCGCTCAGCGCCGCGAGGCACTAAAGTACCTCGCTACTTTATAGCGTCCTCCACTCCGGGAGGACGCCACCCCCAACCACCCCGGAGCCGACTACATTCCAGCGCTTCCAGGAACAATTCCCGGGCGGGGAGGGGGTGTCGTCCCGCCAGGGACGAGATGCAGTAGCGAGGGGTTTCAACCCCTTGCGGGGCTTCCTGAAGCCAGCCAGAGGCCGGCGCTCCCAGGGAGAGCTACTCCCCTTTGAGCCCCTCCAGCAGCTTTCCCCGTAGCGCCTGGCGGGTCGCCAATGCGCAGGCCACGGCGCCGGTGAGGAAGACGGCGAGGAGGGTGAGGGTGAGGGAGCCCCAGGGAATGGCGGCGCCGCTGCCGCCGGCGAGGTAGGGGAAGGTCGAGACGAGAGCGGCGACGGTGCCCAGAGCGATGCCCAGGAGGAGCAGGAAGACCGTCTCGAAGAGGATCAAATTCTTCAGCAGAGAGCGGCGGAAGCCGAAAGCCCGCAGGGCGGCGAGCTCGCCACGGCGCTCGTGAACGTTGCGCAGCAGCACCACCGCAAGGCCGAGGGTGCCCAGCAGCAGACCGAGGCCGCCGAGGGTCTGGAAGGTCGAGATGTAGGTATTCTGCACCGCCTTGAAGGCCGCCAGCCGCTGGCCCGTCTCCACCGCGTCGAAACCGAAATCCGTCAGCCCCGCCTCGAGAGCCGTGGCCAGCTCCCGGATCTCCTCGTCAGAGGCCCCCTCCGGACCCTCCACCAAGAAATCCGTATAGCCTTCAACCCCCGGGAAGTGCTCCAGCAGAGCGTCTTCCGAAATCAGCATCTCGCTCTGGAAGATGCTGGCATCGAGCAGCCCTACCAGCTTCAGGTGCACCGGCTCACCGCGGCCCCCGGGGAGCTCGATGACGTCGCCGAGCTTCTTCTTGAGGATCCAGGTGGCGCTCTCGAAATCCGCCACCGCCGGGATCACCGCGGCGCCGGTCTCCGGGTCCGTGCCCAGGTCCTGCTGGAGGATCGACCACGGATTCGCCGACGGAGCCTCCACCGCTTCTCCGCCCTCGAGGGCATGAAAGTGGAAGCCGCCGCGCTCGATGAACGCCTCCGGCACCCCCAGCACCTGCGGCCGCTCCGGCCGATAGAGGTTGAGGCAGCTGGCATCGTCCCCGGGCAGGCGGCGCAGGGCCATGATCTCCACGCCCTCCCACAATGCCTCATCGTCCGGCAGCCCGAGGTCGAAGCGAGCCTCCGGATCTCCCGGATTCTGGAAGAGAGGCACGTCGCTGCGGGCCACCAGCGCGTAGCCGCCGGTGCCGGACT contains:
- a CDS encoding glycosyltransferase family 39 protein, yielding MQANARSGRELVVRWALPAITVIFFLATAVGYGVFRDELYYFACGRHLDWGYVDHPPLIALLAALVEGLGGSWVAGRWLAGLAAGATVWLTGETARELGGRPWARVTAQLLTATAPIFLALSSTFSMNVFNLLIWAALGRLAAHLLSGGEPRLWLLFGALAGIGLQNKVDVGVLGLGLAVGLMLSRRWDVLRRPWIWLGGAVAGLIFLPHVLWQMAHGWPTREFIANAQAGKIVELNPGEYALAQVELFGPVAIALALAGLGWLLFAGSAREHRSLAWIPVTAFLLFALSVSKPYYLAPAVILLFPAGAVAASRWSRSERIRQPWGRVLRVGLIALIVLGLAAAPLAKPLLPEDSYVAYAESLGFAPSTEERHELGRLPQFFADMHGWEDLAATVSGVYQSLPERDREKACFFGTNYGQAGAIDLFRDTYELPSAISGHNSYWLWGPGDCTGEVLLFSGSVVLPPGTSKAPGALHRCTDCMPYENNLTIWIIRDLPMSAQEAWPSVKSFN